A region from the Solibacillus sp. FSL H8-0523 genome encodes:
- a CDS encoding bifunctional UDP-sugar hydrolase/5'-nucleotidase, with protein sequence MRERIHIFHTNDLHSHFTYWKRSQYFIEQTRKMLAVQGETSFLIDLGDHLDRSNLVTEATLGKCNIKMLNDANYDVVTLGNNEGITLSHDELYHLYDDARFEVVVGNLFSTQKENPQWMKPYTILTTQYGTKIAVLAATAPFDLFYRQLGWDITLPRPEIIKWAYALKDEVDVIVCMSHLGITEDELLAQECPAIDVIFGSHTHHVFEQGRLENGVLLTGGGKFGMYTGHLTLEFDHETKTLEKKSDRLYENALLPEAMGEGEWLESMQKEAKQLLEQPVFQVTKPYNKEWFHRSQLSDLFAECLFNYTNADCVLFNAGVFVESMKKGSISKYDIHKMLPHPINICVVHLTGAELKEIFLQAENEEWPRLELKGLGFRGVIFGKMLHYGMKMNAARELLIHGVPVEAGKEYRLATLDLFTFGFFFPSFKYAKKDYLLPQFLRDVFKEYCMKKFG encoded by the coding sequence ATGCGAGAACGAATTCATATTTTCCATACAAATGATTTACACAGTCATTTTACGTATTGGAAACGCAGCCAATACTTTATAGAACAAACGAGAAAAATGCTCGCAGTACAAGGCGAGACGAGCTTTTTAATCGATTTAGGTGATCATTTAGACCGTTCGAATTTGGTAACAGAAGCCACACTCGGCAAATGTAATATCAAGATGCTAAATGATGCTAATTATGATGTGGTCACACTTGGGAATAACGAAGGCATTACATTGTCGCATGATGAGCTTTATCATCTATACGATGATGCGCGCTTTGAGGTTGTCGTTGGGAATTTGTTTTCCACACAAAAAGAAAATCCGCAGTGGATGAAGCCATATACGATTTTAACGACGCAGTACGGTACGAAAATTGCGGTATTAGCAGCGACGGCCCCGTTTGATTTGTTTTACAGACAGCTTGGCTGGGATATTACGCTGCCAAGACCAGAGATCATTAAATGGGCATATGCGTTAAAAGATGAAGTCGATGTTATTGTTTGCATGTCGCATTTAGGCATTACAGAAGACGAGCTACTCGCACAGGAATGCCCTGCGATTGATGTCATTTTCGGCTCTCATACACACCATGTATTCGAGCAAGGACGTTTAGAAAACGGAGTGTTATTAACAGGCGGTGGGAAATTTGGGATGTATACAGGTCATTTAACATTGGAGTTTGACCACGAGACAAAAACACTTGAGAAAAAGTCGGATCGGCTATATGAAAACGCGTTATTGCCAGAAGCAATGGGTGAAGGGGAATGGTTAGAATCGATGCAAAAAGAGGCGAAGCAGCTACTGGAGCAACCTGTTTTTCAAGTGACAAAACCATATAATAAAGAATGGTTCCATCGCTCACAGCTCTCGGATTTGTTTGCCGAATGTCTCTTTAATTATACCAATGCCGATTGTGTGTTATTTAATGCAGGAGTTTTTGTTGAGTCTATGAAAAAGGGCTCGATTTCAAAGTATGACATTCATAAAATGTTGCCGCACCCGATTAATATATGTGTAGTTCATTTAACTGGAGCAGAGTTAAAAGAAATTTTCCTGCAAGCAGAAAATGAAGAGTGGCCGCGTCTTGAATTAAAGGGACTTGGCTTCCGTGGTGTGATTTTCGGTAAAATGCTTCACTACGGTATGAAAATGAATGCCGCACGTGAATTACTCATTCACGGAGTGCCTGTGGAAGCGGGCAAAGAATATCGTTTAGCGACACTGGATTTATTTACATTTGGCTTTTTCTTTCCAAGTTTCAAATATGCAAAAAAAGACTATCTTTTACCACAATTTTTACGAGATGTATTTAAAGAATATTGTATGAAAAAGTTTGGTTAA
- a CDS encoding DUF72 domain-containing protein has product MINIGLTGWGDHPDVYSSVTTAKDKLFDYSGHFPVVELDTSFYAIPSIENAEKWCKGTPDTFQYVVKAYQGMTGHLRDELPFETKNDMFNAFRACLDVFRKHEKLAMVLVQFPPWFDCQTKNVNYIHYIKQQLANYPVAIEFRNQSWYSAQMKDKTLVFLKDNDLIHVVCDEPQAGSGSVPFVPVATHDKVLVRIHGRNVHGWRNIGHAENWRKVRFLYDYNEEELQQLSEQVRLLNKQAKHVVVVFNNNSGGHAAKNAKRMQQILQIEFENLAPKQLGLFGE; this is encoded by the coding sequence ATGATTAACATCGGTTTAACAGGCTGGGGAGATCACCCGGATGTTTACAGCTCTGTTACAACAGCAAAAGATAAATTATTTGATTATAGCGGACATTTTCCAGTCGTAGAATTAGATACATCTTTTTATGCGATTCCTTCTATTGAAAACGCCGAAAAATGGTGTAAAGGGACGCCTGATACCTTTCAATATGTCGTCAAGGCGTACCAAGGAATGACCGGACATTTACGTGATGAACTGCCATTTGAAACGAAAAATGATATGTTCAATGCCTTTCGAGCATGTCTTGATGTGTTTAGGAAGCATGAGAAACTTGCAATGGTATTAGTCCAATTCCCACCATGGTTTGATTGTCAGACAAAAAATGTGAACTATATCCATTATATAAAGCAACAATTAGCAAATTACCCTGTGGCCATAGAGTTTCGCAATCAATCGTGGTACAGCGCGCAAATGAAGGATAAAACATTGGTCTTTCTAAAAGACAACGATTTGATTCATGTTGTGTGCGATGAGCCACAAGCAGGTAGTGGCTCAGTACCGTTCGTACCGGTGGCAACACATGACAAGGTGCTCGTGCGTATACACGGGCGTAATGTACATGGTTGGCGCAACATCGGTCATGCGGAAAACTGGCGTAAAGTGCGTTTTTTATATGACTACAACGAGGAAGAGTTACAGCAGCTAAGCGAGCAAGTACGCTTGTTGAACAAACAAGCCAAGCACGTGGTTGTCGTGTTTAACAATAACTCTGGTGGACACGCTGCCAAAAACGCGAAGCGTATGCAGCAAATCCTACAAATTGAATTTGAAAACCTAGCCCCCAAACAGCTCGGGTTGTTTGGGGAATAA